Proteins encoded in a region of the Elizabethkingia bruuniana genome:
- a CDS encoding class I SAM-dependent methyltransferase, which produces MNTEDLKLLAKNLANPEGEKGIEIAEMMDTTNISMTMESIAALELDDSDRILEIGHGNAGHLKQLLKLADDLNYTGLDISETMRDQALRKNIKFENQSQFFVYDGQNIPFVEQSFDKIFTVNTLYFWKEPQAFLEEIYRVLRNNGTFVLTFGHKDFMSNLPFTQYGFQLYHTEDVEKLIAKSQFVQVKLLQKEEWIPGKTGDGPVKRNYTILTLKK; this is translated from the coding sequence ATGAATACAGAAGATCTGAAATTACTGGCCAAAAATCTGGCCAATCCTGAAGGCGAGAAAGGGATAGAAATAGCTGAAATGATGGATACAACCAATATTTCTATGACTATGGAAAGTATTGCAGCTTTAGAGCTCGATGATTCTGATAGAATATTAGAGATAGGACATGGTAATGCCGGACATCTGAAACAGTTACTAAAATTAGCTGATGATCTTAACTATACGGGATTAGATATCTCCGAAACGATGAGGGATCAAGCTTTACGGAAAAATATAAAATTTGAAAACCAATCGCAGTTTTTTGTTTATGACGGACAAAATATACCTTTTGTTGAACAGAGTTTTGATAAAATTTTCACAGTAAATACTTTGTATTTCTGGAAAGAACCACAAGCTTTCCTAGAAGAAATTTACAGGGTACTGAGAAACAACGGAACATTTGTTCTTACTTTCGGGCATAAAGATTTTATGAGCAATTTGCCATTTACCCAATATGGCTTTCAGCTTTATCATACTGAAGATGTTGAAAAGCTTATTGCTAAAAGTCAATTTGTACAGGTAAAACTGTTGCAGAAAGAAGAATGGATACCCGGTAAAACAGGAGATGGTCCTGTTAAAAGAAACTATACAATATTAACCTTAAAAAAATAA
- a CDS encoding heme ABC transporter ATP-binding protein — protein MIKAHHISYLHKKFHILDGVDVSVEYGEFLAIVGPNGAGKSSLLSVLANEVKQDKKQQILFKGKLISDWGIQEISKHKAKFSQHNSNDIPLQVKDVVMMGRYPYFDGQPKKEDWEAMSKMLLETDIVHLKDRDYNTLSGGEKQRVHLSRVMAQLENEVAHKLLFLDEPLNNLDIKYQYRALESIKNFTKRANSAIVVLHDLNLAAQFADKILLMKNGRVAACGKPNEVFTKERISDTYNFPCSICKNPINDTPMIIFG, from the coding sequence ATGATAAAAGCGCATCATATCAGTTATCTGCATAAGAAATTCCATATTCTGGACGGCGTAGATGTGTCAGTAGAATATGGAGAATTTTTAGCTATTGTCGGACCCAACGGAGCCGGAAAATCAAGCCTTCTGAGTGTTCTGGCCAATGAAGTGAAGCAAGATAAAAAACAGCAGATTTTATTTAAAGGCAAACTTATTTCTGATTGGGGAATCCAGGAAATATCAAAACATAAAGCCAAGTTTTCCCAGCATAACAGTAACGATATTCCTTTGCAGGTAAAAGATGTTGTAATGATGGGACGCTACCCGTATTTCGATGGTCAGCCTAAAAAAGAAGACTGGGAAGCGATGAGCAAAATGCTGCTGGAAACAGATATTGTTCATCTTAAAGACAGAGACTACAATACCCTGTCGGGTGGAGAAAAACAAAGAGTACATCTTTCCCGGGTAATGGCACAACTTGAAAATGAAGTAGCCCACAAGCTTTTATTTCTGGATGAGCCTCTGAATAATCTGGACATAAAATATCAGTACCGTGCATTGGAAAGCATTAAGAATTTTACCAAACGAGCCAATTCAGCTATTGTAGTATTACACGATCTGAATCTTGCGGCTCAGTTTGCGGATAAAATCTTACTGATGAAAAACGGAAGAGTAGCTGCCTGTGGTAAACCTAATGAGGTTTTCACAAAGGAAAGAATAAGTGATACTTATAATTTTCCGTGTAGTATATGTAAAAACCCGATAAATGACACACCAATGATTATTTTTGGATAA
- a CDS encoding MazG-like protein — protein sequence MANINFKEIIERSKKIRESYHQLERQNHGSEWTIEEDALAFLTDAGLVGRHTMSQQKRWIAKNTDTELEHKLGECIWWLIILADRMNIDAEEAIGFFLTKTEKLLK from the coding sequence ATGGCAAATATTAACTTTAAGGAAATTATTGAACGTTCGAAAAAAATACGGGAAAGTTACCATCAATTGGAAAGACAAAATCATGGTAGTGAATGGACTATTGAGGAAGATGCATTAGCATTTTTGACAGATGCCGGTTTAGTCGGACGTCACACTATGTCTCAACAAAAGCGCTGGATTGCAAAGAATACAGACACAGAACTCGAACATAAATTAGGCGAATGTATCTGGTGGTTGATTATTTTAGCTGACAGAATGAATATAGATGCTGAGGAAGCTATTGGATTTTTTTTAACAAAAACTGAAAAGTTATTAAAATAA
- a CDS encoding ChaN family lipoprotein: MRKLLFAFAMLCISGIKAQQFDAYKFYNKKGKAVKAEKIVKQLSDYDVVLFGELHNNSIVHWLQLKFTEALYQQKNNQLILGAEMFERDNQPQLDRYLSGKLDPKSMKDSVRLWNNYITDYKPLLDFAKAKNLKFIAGNIPRKYASQVAKQGLESLNTLDAKEKTYMAALPVKVTLDTPGYKEMKTMMGDHADDLKVMNFISAQAVKDATMAESIIKNLEPGKTFIHYNGNYHSKEYGGIYWYLKQRNPNLKIAVISVFESETPKLSVPEKDYIPTDFNLIVPADMTKTY; this comes from the coding sequence ATGAGAAAATTACTTTTTGCCTTTGCGATGCTCTGTATCAGTGGAATAAAAGCACAGCAATTCGATGCTTATAAGTTTTATAATAAAAAAGGAAAAGCTGTAAAGGCTGAGAAAATTGTCAAACAGCTATCCGATTACGATGTGGTATTGTTTGGCGAATTACATAACAATTCCATCGTTCACTGGTTACAGTTGAAGTTTACAGAAGCTTTGTATCAGCAGAAAAATAACCAGCTGATTTTGGGGGCTGAGATGTTTGAAAGAGATAACCAGCCACAGCTGGATCGTTATTTGTCTGGTAAATTGGACCCTAAGAGTATGAAAGACTCTGTCCGTTTGTGGAATAACTATATTACAGATTACAAACCGCTTTTAGACTTTGCAAAAGCTAAAAACCTGAAATTTATAGCCGGCAATATTCCGAGAAAGTACGCTTCTCAGGTAGCGAAACAAGGACTGGAATCATTGAATACGTTGGATGCTAAGGAGAAAACTTATATGGCAGCTTTGCCTGTAAAGGTAACATTGGATACACCAGGGTATAAGGAAATGAAAACCATGATGGGAGACCATGCTGATGATCTGAAAGTCATGAATTTTATTTCTGCTCAGGCTGTAAAAGATGCTACAATGGCCGAGTCAATTATTAAGAATTTAGAACCCGGAAAAACTTTTATTCACTACAATGGAAATTATCACAGCAAAGAGTATGGAGGCATTTACTGGTATCTGAAACAAAGAAATCCTAATCTAAAGATTGCTGTGATTTCTGTTTTTGAATCAGAAACTCCAAAATTGTCTGTACCTGAAAAAGATTATATCCCCACAGATTTTAACCTGATTGTTCCCGCAGATATGACGAAGACCTATTAG
- a CDS encoding insulinase family protein has translation MKQILLVTSLLGFITSEAQTILPDNFPVIDKKINESGLHYIIHPVNDNSRAEIRLIISAGSLMETPEQAGGAHFLEHLVFKKSLFGNLEKLGVKLERDFNASTHYESTIYKISVPNTTENIGMCLEIFRKNIFSDLFSNVSKDDIEKEKNVIIQELRDRGNEGPFYHEKIGNSVFRNKLPGGTEADIRKINKASLESYFRKWYTTGNAHIVIVGDINTSATEKKIISLFKDTTLSHHQSVNNPAIDYASLIPKQNVFSIQQGKQKTLSIDWIAVTQKKTEDLKNTLIQKLYTELIRQNIAHTGLQNITFFDDWFLGNIFHSGFEIRAKDKASLHKTYEQLGALSEQVKKTEIQQELFDTIKQKVIKNTFTPVPTSAKDIAVYYEDIIGRHKYVLPSESGFLVQKILNELKEEAIRSYSSLLSEEPHFNLIQTPSGLSKITEQELTESFQTGIKSGLKIQYQETAKEEVLKEAPLIHYKIESPKKLFAGVISEKQLNQLNVSLIKLSNGIDVILAPDSKAEKNTIIYYGRGGFSQLSDHKYPFYKDLNYYANQIGIKSYKYNILSDILSQNSISYSSYIGSYSNEIRITAPDENMELAFKLLYHSVYNYVLPIEDFKDDIKQKLLEDDKEEQVSENEYARFQQAEELFLGNYRNTENKNLTKQELKKLDIKKLFAFYDQVFRNTNNRAVLISGNFNIHQTKDLVTKYFGAYKPDHQILQWQSDSSPAILNKDFAPENQTRKDVTLITKSPVIPSAKNIYAIQLAKELLQARFFETARNKYGKVYSPSVSCEYKTYPVPSVSFIVKFRSEKEDIPFLKNLFLNLMKDSADAHALENSKKAFLISMTEKINDPYSKEKEIVQSCIDQLNIEDLENYKSLINSITVDDINTILSSVKSVDAQLIQ, from the coding sequence ATGAAGCAGATTTTATTAGTAACGAGTTTATTGGGTTTTATCACATCAGAAGCCCAGACTATACTTCCGGATAACTTCCCGGTTATAGACAAGAAAATTAATGAAAGCGGACTTCATTATATTATTCATCCGGTAAATGACAATTCCCGTGCAGAGATCAGATTAATTATAAGCGCAGGAAGTCTTATGGAAACTCCGGAGCAGGCAGGTGGTGCCCATTTTCTGGAACATCTGGTATTCAAGAAATCCCTGTTCGGAAATCTGGAAAAACTGGGCGTAAAACTGGAAAGAGACTTTAATGCTTCTACCCATTATGAATCTACAATTTATAAAATTTCAGTGCCCAATACAACCGAAAATATTGGAATGTGTCTGGAGATATTCAGAAAAAATATTTTCTCAGATTTGTTCAGCAATGTCAGCAAAGATGATATAGAGAAAGAAAAAAATGTAATTATTCAAGAGCTTCGGGACAGAGGAAATGAGGGTCCTTTCTACCATGAAAAAATAGGAAACAGCGTTTTCAGAAACAAACTTCCGGGCGGTACAGAAGCTGATATCCGAAAGATAAACAAAGCATCATTGGAAAGTTATTTCAGAAAGTGGTATACAACAGGCAATGCTCATATTGTAATTGTAGGTGATATAAATACATCCGCCACAGAAAAAAAGATCATAAGCCTATTTAAAGACACTACTCTTTCACATCATCAATCTGTAAATAATCCCGCAATAGATTATGCTTCTTTGATACCGAAACAAAATGTATTTTCCATACAGCAGGGAAAACAAAAAACGTTGAGTATCGACTGGATAGCAGTTACGCAAAAAAAAACAGAAGATCTAAAAAATACGCTGATTCAGAAACTTTATACAGAACTAATACGTCAGAATATAGCGCATACCGGATTACAGAACATAACATTTTTTGATGATTGGTTCCTCGGGAATATTTTCCATTCAGGTTTTGAAATTCGGGCAAAGGACAAAGCGAGCTTGCATAAAACCTATGAGCAGCTCGGAGCTCTCTCTGAGCAAGTAAAAAAAACAGAAATTCAGCAGGAGTTGTTCGACACCATAAAGCAAAAAGTAATTAAAAATACTTTTACTCCAGTGCCAACCAGTGCCAAAGATATTGCTGTATATTACGAAGATATAATAGGCAGGCACAAGTATGTCCTTCCCTCCGAAAGCGGATTTCTCGTGCAAAAAATTCTGAATGAACTAAAAGAAGAAGCGATAAGGTCATATTCTTCTTTATTATCTGAAGAGCCACATTTCAATCTGATTCAGACACCTTCAGGTTTATCTAAAATCACAGAACAGGAACTAACCGAAAGCTTTCAGACAGGAATAAAATCCGGCTTGAAAATACAATATCAGGAAACTGCAAAAGAAGAGGTTTTAAAAGAAGCTCCCCTAATCCATTATAAAATAGAATCTCCAAAAAAACTTTTTGCCGGAGTCATTAGTGAAAAACAATTAAATCAGCTGAATGTCTCTCTAATAAAACTTTCCAACGGAATTGATGTTATACTGGCACCTGACAGCAAAGCAGAGAAAAATACGATTATATACTATGGAAGAGGCGGATTTTCGCAGCTTTCGGATCACAAATATCCATTCTACAAGGATCTGAATTATTATGCTAATCAGATTGGGATTAAATCTTACAAATACAATATTCTTTCTGATATTTTGTCTCAGAATAGCATCTCATATTCTTCTTATATTGGCAGTTATTCTAATGAAATCCGGATAACTGCTCCGGATGAGAATATGGAATTGGCATTCAAATTATTGTACCATTCAGTATACAATTATGTATTGCCTATTGAAGATTTCAAAGATGATATTAAACAAAAACTCCTGGAAGATGATAAGGAAGAACAGGTTTCAGAAAATGAATATGCCAGGTTTCAGCAGGCAGAAGAATTGTTTCTGGGCAACTACAGAAACACTGAAAATAAAAACCTTACAAAGCAGGAACTAAAAAAACTCGATATTAAGAAGCTATTTGCATTTTATGATCAGGTATTCCGGAATACTAACAACCGAGCCGTTCTGATCTCGGGAAACTTTAATATACACCAGACAAAGGATTTAGTCACAAAATATTTTGGAGCTTATAAACCCGATCATCAGATACTGCAATGGCAGTCAGACAGCTCCCCTGCTATTTTGAATAAAGATTTCGCACCTGAAAACCAGACAAGAAAAGACGTTACATTGATTACCAAATCACCAGTTATTCCCTCTGCAAAAAACATATATGCCATACAACTTGCAAAGGAATTATTGCAAGCCCGTTTTTTTGAAACAGCAAGAAATAAGTATGGGAAGGTTTATTCACCATCTGTCAGTTGTGAGTACAAAACTTACCCTGTTCCTTCAGTTTCTTTTATCGTAAAATTCCGAAGCGAAAAAGAAGATATCCCGTTTCTGAAAAATCTGTTCTTAAACCTCATGAAAGATTCTGCTGACGCTCATGCATTAGAGAATAGCAAGAAAGCTTTTCTGATTTCTATGACCGAAAAAATAAATGATCCTTATTCAAAAGAAAAGGAAATTGTTCAAAGCTGTATAGATCAGCTTAATATTGAAGATTTGGAGAATTATAAATCATTAATTAATTCGATTACTGTGGATGATATCAATACTATTCTAAGCTCTGTTAAAAGTGTAGACGCACAGCTTATTCAGTAG
- a CDS encoding hemin-degrading factor produces the protein MNTLVGDLKEKWTQLKAETPHLRIRNAAEQLGVSEADLLVTNIGEGVTVLNPDFAGILTDVEQLGKVMALTRNDECVHERKGTYLNGDFSSPHAQLFVGEDIDLRIFLNSWKHAFAVVEGDKKSLQFFGKDGLALHKIYLTKDSNADAFDTITDKYKADVQNQEFVFEALAPKAAEKPDTDIDVEAFRKEWSELKDTHDFFAMTRKYGVTRTQALRLASDEFVTKIDPKKVVTLLETASERKLPIMVFVGNRGIIQIHTGEVNKVLWYNTWINVMDPDFNLHLDTEKIAEAWVVKKPTEDGLVHAVEVFNKDGEFIAQFFGKRKPGIPELQEWKDLVAELEK, from the coding sequence ATGAATACATTAGTCGGAGATTTAAAAGAAAAGTGGACCCAACTGAAAGCAGAAACACCACATCTTAGAATCAGAAATGCAGCAGAACAATTAGGGGTTAGCGAAGCCGATTTACTGGTAACCAATATAGGTGAAGGTGTTACGGTTCTGAATCCTGATTTTGCAGGAATTTTAACCGATGTTGAACAGCTGGGAAAAGTAATGGCTTTAACCAGAAACGATGAATGTGTACACGAAAGAAAAGGAACTTATCTGAATGGCGATTTCAGCAGTCCGCATGCACAATTATTTGTTGGTGAAGATATTGACCTTAGAATATTCCTGAACTCATGGAAGCATGCTTTTGCAGTAGTAGAAGGAGATAAGAAAAGTTTACAATTCTTTGGTAAAGACGGACTGGCACTTCACAAAATATATTTAACAAAAGACAGCAATGCAGATGCTTTCGATACTATTACAGACAAGTATAAAGCAGATGTACAGAATCAGGAGTTTGTATTTGAAGCATTAGCGCCAAAAGCAGCTGAAAAACCGGATACTGATATCGATGTGGAAGCTTTCCGTAAAGAATGGTCTGAGCTGAAAGATACTCATGATTTCTTTGCGATGACAAGAAAATATGGTGTGACAAGAACACAGGCATTACGTCTGGCTTCAGATGAATTTGTAACGAAGATTGATCCTAAAAAAGTCGTAACCTTACTGGAAACTGCATCTGAAAGAAAATTGCCGATAATGGTGTTTGTAGGAAATCGCGGGATTATCCAGATCCATACAGGAGAAGTAAACAAAGTATTGTGGTACAATACCTGGATCAATGTAATGGATCCTGACTTCAATCTTCATCTGGATACCGAAAAAATTGCCGAAGCATGGGTGGTGAAGAAACCTACGGAGGACGGTTTGGTACATGCAGTGGAGGTATTCAATAAAGATGGTGAATTCATTGCACAGTTCTTCGGAAAAAGAAAACCGGGAATCCCTGAATTACAAGAGTGGAAAGACCTTGTAGCTGAACTAGAAAAATAA